A stretch of the Candidatus Bathyarchaeota archaeon genome encodes the following:
- the rimI gene encoding ribosomal protein S18-alanine N-acetyltransferase, with amino-acid sequence MEKNQTFPSSMETTIRPFERSDLDSIENIERRSFNDPWSRSEFELAHQRDGSRFHVAVRNAKVVGYVIVEVMKTMDLLKLRLIKRGHLLNIAVDPKHRRYRVGKTLVDASIRCLRKESVQEIWLEVRASNSIAKRFYLKMGFKETGRKNQYYLTEDALVMKKEL; translated from the coding sequence ATGGAGAAAAATCAAACATTTCCCTCATCTATGGAAACTACAATTAGACCCTTTGAAAGGTCTGATCTGGATAGTATCGAAAATATTGAGCGAAGATCGTTTAACGACCCTTGGTCGAGAAGTGAATTTGAGCTTGCCCATCAACGAGATGGCAGTAGATTTCATGTGGCGGTCAGGAATGCGAAAGTCGTAGGTTATGTTATAGTAGAGGTGATGAAGACTATGGATCTTCTAAAGCTACGGTTAATAAAACGTGGACACCTGCTGAATATAGCGGTAGATCCAAAGCATAGACGTTATAGGGTGGGTAAAACGTTGGTGGACGCTAGTATCAGATGTCTGCGGAAGGAAAGCGTGCAAGAAATCTGGCTGGAGGTTCGTGCGTCCAATTCGATAGCGAAGAGATTCTATCTCAAGATGGGGTTTAAAGAGACCGGACGGAAAAACCAATATTATCTAACTGAAGACGCCTTGGTCATGAAGAAAGAGCTTTAG